Sequence from the Panicum virgatum strain AP13 chromosome 5N, P.virgatum_v5, whole genome shotgun sequence genome:
ACTTTGAACGTAGATGATAAAATATTATAAAGATTGTCAACACAAAAGCGATATCAGTTTATTCGTAATGAATCCAACTATCGCAACATGTaatattttctatttaaaaGTAATTATTTCCTAAGATGTTATTAGTCAAAGATGAAAATGTTTGTCTTTGACCAAGTCAAAAAAATTGTTATATTTTGAGATGGAGATAGATATAAATAGTTGAATTCCATTAAATCTAATTACTTCATGATTTGATCATATTTGCTATTATAAACATGTGCTAATGGTGGACGAAATAGGTTTAATAAATGGGAAATTGGTGTTTTTACCCTTGCTGAGGAAGCCAATTGTGTTTTTACCCTTCTTTTtgtaactttgtgattttaccctcaCGTTTCAAAAATGAAGCTTCTATTTGCCCCTACTTTGAGTGTTTTTTAAGTGTACCTCTGTTAAATGAATTTAAAAGgtaataaattttttaaaaaatcataaaaatatgtAAGTACCCCTTATTCAACCATCCCAACCCTAGGTAACTATCTAAAACTCTCCTGCTCCTttgcaccacctccacctcccttCTAACCCTAGCAGCTTCTGCGGCCAATAGCAGCAAACTAGCATTCGCAGCGGTCGGTGAGCGCACATAGGGCGGTCGAGTATGCTTATGCAGACAGATTTGCTGAATGTGGTTGGACATAAAGTTTTTCTTTTGCAGTTAAATTGATGCCATTAGCTTTTTCTAATAAAATAGGGGTAAACTAAATCTTCAGTTTAAAAAAGCAGGGGCAAAATCACCAAGTTAAAAAAATAGGGGCAAAATCACCATTATCACTTAAAATAGGGGTATAAACGCAAAAGCCCcttaataaatttatcttgCAAATTAGCTTAGATTATAGTTAGTTCATGTTTAATCCTTCTTCATTAGCACGGgtttatttttttatagttTTTACATCGGAGTAATCGGAATAAAAGTTACTTTTTACAGTACTGTCACAATAGCAAAGTAGTCTACTCCCTACAGTGCAGAGAATAATTGAGCCGGTGCAGATTCGTCATGCATTGCGTCACGGGCAGGCAGGGCCAAACGAGTCCGTGCAAACTACGTTGTCGTGCTCGCACACGGTGATGACTGACCAGTCGGATGACCGAAGCGCTTGCGTAGCAGCTCTGGTCTGCAACTGCATTTATGGTTGTGCaccctttttttctctctcgatGAATGCTGTGCTTCCTGTTCTTGATGCCTTCCCTTTCGGTGAACAAGTGCTGCTGCTTCGCTGAACAAGAACAACGTCGTGCTGTTAGTCGTTTGCTTCACGCACGTTGCACGGTGCCCATCGCACACCAAGATGCAGTTAACTAGGGAGAAAAATTCCAGCGTGCGATAGGAAAGACCTCCTCCCTATTTTCAGATGTCTTCGCTCCTGATCTAAAATGATGCTTAGTTTAGAGCGTTACTGACGCCAAGCGGAGCGCGTaggtgctgccgccgcctccatcaCTGCAATTCCATCGAGTCTTTTCCCTGTTTTAGACATACTAGATAAACTTGTTGCATAAACTTGTTGAGTCCTACCTGTCTATAACATTACCTATGCTACACAATGCGTGCTTGAAAAATTCCGGTGATCCAACTCATGGAATTGAGGATGGAAATGAACGAGTATATGATCCAAAGAAGGGCTTAAATGATCTAACTCATATTATAGACATAGCTATATTTTGGTGTAAAACAAAAGGTATGCATTTATAAAAGTTAGTacgacttataatttagaacggataAGTACTATGTATTATGCCTCTAAAGATCAATAAAAAGGATTACAGTTATTCAGACACTTTGTAAGTTCCGCTGTGTCCATTTCTTGGATTCATCTCATGTCTTGATAGAAACAATGAacgttaaaaaaataaatattcaCAAACTGATACAatcttttttcttcatttcttaGCCTAGGATACAATGACACGACACCGGTTATTGAATCAAATAAAACAAAACACGTGAAAAGGCTAAAGGCCCAATTGCACACAACTCTATGGGCTGACGTGAAAGCCCAAAGCCCGTTGGACCACACCACACTGACTGATAGATACACAGGGGGCCAATCATATTGCTCTGAGCTTGATCTGGGCACCATGCATCGGCCTCAGCATTGCCACTGTGTGGGGCGCATGGGTATACGCCGGCGCGAGCTCGAACTCGAAGCTCTGGAGGATCATGCTCAGCGCCATTTTGGCCTCGAGCAGCGCGAAGTTCTGGCCGATGCAGATCCTCGGCCCCCACCCGAACGGGAAGAACGCCAGCCGATCCTTGGACGCCCCGGCGATCCCCTCCGCGAACCTTTCCGGCCTGAACTCGTGCACATCGCTCCCCCAGATCTCGGGGTCGTGGTGGATGAACAGAACGGGCAGCTCCAGGATCACGCCGGCAGGGTACGTGGCGTCGCCGACCACCATCTCCTTGTACGTCTTCCTGCTGAACGCGATGGCCGGCGGGTACAGCCGGAGGACCTCGTGAAGAATCATGGTCACCTGCGGCAGCACGATGGACCAGGAAGAGATTATTAGAGGTTAAATGCGGAAGAAATGAGAAGAAAATGGGACAAGAAATGAGATCAGTGGCAGCTCACGATTTTGAGACGGCTCAGGCCATCGTATTCGGGCTTGTTCTTGCCAAATAAGCCAATCACTTCCTCCCTTGCACGGTCCTGCCACTCCGGGTGCATGCTGAGTAGGATCATTGTCCACGTCAGCAGCACTGACGTCGTCTCCATCCCCGCGAAGTAGAACAGCTTGCACTCCTCCATGACGTCTTCGATCGTCATCCCGAGGCTGGACTGGCCGTTCTCGGCCGTGTCCCTCATGTTTGACTCCAGCAAGATGCCCAGTAGGTCGTCTTTGGTGGGCTCGCCTTCTTTCATGGCTTGCATTCTTTTGCCAATCAGGCCTCGGAGAATCGTTTCGACCTCGTTCTTGATTTGGCGCATCCTTCGGTTGTTTTTGGTAGGCAACGACCTGAAAATAGCATACCAGCCCACTCATTACATACTAACGGGATAAAGAAGAAAATAATGTATACGAAACTAGCGTTTGGTGTTGCTGAAGAGGTTCagaatgcaatacatattgCTAAGTAGTAAGTACTAAGGAAGAAATAAGAGGTTCAGATTGTTAAGTGAGCAAGGACAGAACATTAAGCTTTTTATCGAAACTTACATGTATCCCGGAATGCCAAACTTCTGAATGATGGACATGAGGCGCTCGACTTGCTCGTTCTGCAGCTCGAAAATCTTCCTTCCTTCAAGGTAGCTGCTGCCGAATGCGGTGCGGGAGATGACATCTCCGGTGAGGGTCTGAAGCTCCGGCTCAACATCCAGCTCGCAGGAGCCGTCAGGGCCAAGGGACTGCGCCCATCTGCTGACAAGCTCTTCGCAGCACGCCGAAAATGCCGGCAACATGAGCTGTAAGGTTACACATTCCAAGGATCAATCACAAGCTCGATCGAAGTAGACAAATGAGGAATGAGCACtcactcctggctgtgatgagtgaattgtcaatcgtgcggtgtgatcgtgtgtttggtctttggttgcaggtacacgggtgtCGAGTGTTGAcggtgagctgccgtggaggtgctgtggccgatggaccgtgcggtggacggcggtgaagggcagccgggatcgGAGCTTGGgctgggcggcagctgtggcgtctaCTCCTGAATCGATGGCGCAAGCACCGGTGGAtgacgggtttcttggtttgcaccacaaaaccaagctggcggacggcggttgaagatgccaagtcgtggagtcacgggcgtcggtctggggactggcggaggtgacgggcgtcgacggcgtctagggcctcgctgcgggcgaggaggtgacgggcgtcgggcggcgtctagggccgtcagaaggccgaggcgggaacggcgtccagggccacggcgtggaggcgggaatattcccgtgcgtggagttttggcggttttcacaaaaccggccacctcaccgggtttcgcggaccccttAAAACCGCGGATCAGATCTGCATCGACGTggtggcatcgcggagaaggcttcaagtcgaagaaagaaactccgcgcgtcggatgagatcttgtACCCTTTCTGGTTTTGCCCCTACAGCATTTTAGTGTTCGAGTCAGGATGGAGGACATTTTTgggaagggaccggtctgaccggtcggccccgaGATGGTATAAATACCTCTCACCTGCTCCCTTGGATAGGTGAGCCTCCAAGCCACGAGTACTTTTCTGTTTTTCCTTACTCCTCTCTCTGTTCTAGGGTTAGGCCGAGGTCTCCATGGAAAACGTGGTCTAGATTATAGCTAGGTCCACTAATTTGAGAGGGTGGATGAATGGGTGGAGGTCTAGCTCTTGTATAGGCGAATTCCTCTGTAAATCACgatgaatttgaatgaaattGAGAACCCTTTTGAGCAGCTCTCTTGTGTTCCCGTTCATCTCTTGTTTTTGGATTGATTTCCTCTCTTTTGGTGGTTTTTGGAATCAAAGCTTTCTCTTGGTGGGTTTAGGGACTCCGTGATTTGCATCTCGACCATCTAGCCTAGAGCTAAACCTCTGAGAATCACGAGTCCCTCtgattgagatttttggagttttTGGAAAACCCTCTTTTGCCTATTTTCCCCTCGAAATTCTAGTGATCCTTTGCGTTTTgggttaatttttttttggagaggTTCGTCTTTATCCCAGGAACCTCCCTGCAAATTTGAGACCATTTAGTGATGATTTGAACGAGTAATCTTGAAATCACCTCGAGTTCGCGGGCTGGAATTCTGTTCTGGGcagaagcggtctgaccggtcggagcaaccggtctgaccggtctggaatttcaaatccagcccgaccggtctgaccacccagagcgagcggtctgaccgttcCCTGACTGCTAGATCTGCAGTTTTTCTCGATCGCTTCCATGCTTTCTCTCGCTCGTTCCTAAGGgtgttttgtgttggtttaacTCTTCTATAGCTACTCCACACCTCATCCAGGATTTgagggtttgtggtgattttcaggATATAGGTCGACGGATcaatttcgaaagaaattttgatcggctcccattcaaccGCTCTTGTCACCGGTTTCGGTCCGCAAGAGTACCAGAACGGTCTCGCAGGCAAGAACTGGAAACAGTTTTTATATACGTACCTTGAGCTTCTCGAGATGGAACGCGGGGTTGAGGATCCTCCTGTGCTTCACCCATTTCTCGCCCTCGTAGTTGGCCACACCATCGGCGAACAGCTTGGACAGCGCCGGGaacttgggcttctcgaagtgGCCGAACTTGTTGGACATGACGTCCCTGGCCAGGTCCGGGTCGGTGATGGTCACCCGGGGCATCGGGCCGAACCACGTGAAGCACATGCTGCCGTGCTCCCGGACGGCGCCGTGGATGAACGGCGCGACATGGGCGGCGATGTCGTGGCACCGCAGCGGCAGCGGCCTGGACCAGGCCTCCCGGTTGGACCGGCCGTACTCCTTGAGGTCGCCGGTGAGGAAGCGGTACGGCGTGCCGCGGAGGCCCTGCGCGCGCAGCGCCCGCTCGAGGCGCCGCGGCCCCCACCACAGGCGCTCCagcagccgggcggcctgccGCAGGAGCAGGGCGCCCAGGAGACCGCAGATGAGGAAGTTCCATGGCGTTGAGGCGACTTGACTTGCCAACGCCCCAAGAACCATTTTCTTCCTCAGCTCTCGAGTGAAGCGGGGAGAAGACGGAGTGATGACTGAATGGGTGACTCTGACCTGATGATGGTGGGCTGGTTGGATACGAACCTGGCGGTCAGGTTGCTCCGCTTATATAGAATTTCTCGGTATCCTTGTGTCCATTTGTTTATGGTTATTGTGGATGATGGAGGTCGTCGTGGGCCTGGTCAGTCATGCGCTAGGGGGTCGTCGTACCTCGCTCCGAAGGAACTTGGAGTGAAGATATTCCAGTGGATATCGGATTTGGATTGACGTGCGGCGCAGGGCGGTGGAACCCCCACCATGTGATGGCTGTGCTTCCCTGTTGCTTCGTCTCCTTTCCGTCAAATCGGATACTTGCGGGCAGAGTCAGACCATTGCATCCGTTGCATCAGTGTTACGATGGAGCAACGTTCCAAATCGTATATATTATTGAATCTAGTTATAAGAGCACTGATAAGATAACTAGTCATGATTAATAGTTGAGGCTGGTCGATCGTAGTCGCACTACGGGAAACGGCCCGTTTACCGTGTGTCCAAACTTTTGCCGTATGCAAATTTTCGAGCACATAGCAAACGGACCGTTTGCTGTGTGTCGATCAAAAAACACACGGTAAActgtttgtcgtgtgcccaaatctggggcacacggcaaacaaccccacaacccacccacccacacacTTCATCGGCACCACCTCaccacctcccctcccctcccctcccctctcctgccAGGCCGGGTGGCCCCTCCTCTGCCTCCCCTCCCCGCCACCCTCCGCTCGCCCCTCACCGGTAGTGAGGAGCAGCGGCGGGAcgagaagcggcggcggcgtactgGGAGAGCCCCATGCCGGCAGCGAGCTCCAGGCGCGGCGCGAGCTTCGGCAGCGGCGACGGATTGCGCGGCGCGAGCTCCGGCAGCGACGACGGACGACGCGAGctccggcagtggcggcggacggcgcaAGGTTCGGCAGCCCCCTCCCGGCGCGGCCCTCTCACGGTGCggcggcccctgctcctcctctggCACAcggccctctccctctcctctccggcCACCAGATCTGCGGCcccagctcctcctccgccgcgcggcCCCTTTCCTCTCATCTCCCGCCGCCGGATCTGTGGGCCTGGACCCTCCTTCCCCGGCgggtggccggatccggccctCCGCCGCTGGAGCCACCACGTGccggcccttcccttcttccccGCCGGGAGGGCGCACTGGGGACGGTGACGGTGACGGCGACGAACTCTTCCTCCGGTGCTCGACGTCGACGGTGGAGGGGGATATGGCTCCTACGGCAGCGGCTTCTAGTGgtagcggtggtggcggtcTGTTGGTGGCGGCTGtgtgcggcggccggcagggcagcagcggcgggggtgcgagcggcggcgggggtgtggCCGGgcccaatttttttatttactgttcatttattttgccgtgtgtcggaagcttcgccgtgtgccatgaGCACTTTACCGACACATGTATGCCGTGTGCGCGTTGCCGTGTGTTGCACACGGCAgagcttttgccgtgtgcaatatgggctttgccgtgtgccccaggcacacggcaaactactcGATTCCGGTAGTGTCGGCAGTCTAGTCGTTATGTCTAAATTCTCTGATACTTAGGATGTATATATTATCGGATAGATGGTCAAATGTAAATTACAGTAGGAAATACATAGGCAAACAATAAAGATCAATCATGGTTGGTTGGTGAAAGCggtcgggtgctctagcctaagaggggaaaggggtgaattaggctctattaaaaccttaacctatggctgcAACTAGTtagcacaaaacttaaactaaaacaagctatctagatgtgcaactacggttcaccttagtgtttaaccctcatcccaaaagagttttacaacctatagccaattctagcacgaaactacactaagaaagtaaaggcatacaagttGAAataagaaatgcggaagcttaaagagagggatgagaggaagcaaactcttgacacgaggatttattccgtggttcggtttgccacaaaggcgcccctacgtccacgttgttgaagcactcactaagagtatcgcttcccggcaatcaagtctcttccgtgaacaaatcacggtcatcttgatcccgatcttcactaagggagattgtccatgaaggaggggtctccgtcccccgcacaatgtcgtcgacgccgctctacaccaagccggagggtcgttgacttgccggcgagccgtcagttgctccaaggggccggcgcaccgtaatacaagtgtggttcactctagaaccagccacaaggatctcaaccttgcttgtttactcactcaagagctaatataacactcacactttacaaagctagtgctaaaacctaaggaaATGATCAATgagcttttgtatggcttggaggtgttcttgggtgtgtatgagatgtctttggactccagcaaactcaaaatagccggggtgaggcgtatatataggccaccaactcaagagagccgttgctccaacggtctgCAGAAATCAGCaaaccaccggttgaaccgatgcttttgCAGCTTATCTGAAGCTTCTGCAGCTGAGCTGGcacccatcggttaaaccgatgccttAGTGGCGGTTTATCCGGTGACTCTTGTtcatcttgtagccgttgccctTGCTAACGTCATTGCTCTGACGCCTTGCTCTAACGTACCACCGGTTCAACTGATGCTGAAGATTTCGCTCCTgctcgcttgacatcgtctctggaacatggtacgttgaatgcaccgatgcctatcttgaagccgtcggttcaaccggtgcttcacttctttctttacttgatctccagaggcgctcagtcCTGCACCAATGCCAGggtgtcggatcttccgacaaccattggatgcaccgatgctatgggcatcggttcttccggtgctacttatttcagtagaactcgtccaattcagcgtttctttgagttctttcttcgtgtttttgctttgtatggcctttttacttcatccctaggatctagaaatgttcacttaacaaaaacattagtcctattgattgcgttgtcattcgatcaccaaaatcattcGAAATCGCATAaacggtgccatgttcgttacaatctccccctttttggtgattgatgacaacacaatcaaagcaagcataaaatttgtaaGAATTGATAAATTGAACCGCTTACACTTtgttggatgcttaccatcatccaatgatggtttggcctccccctaaaaccatgatccaCTTTGTTCCTCCCCATATTTTCTACTCTtctctcatatgttgacttgatccagTCGGCATTTCCCCCCTTTGGAAAATACTTTTCCTTTTTgggaacatgccttgctttgatccacatttctccccctttggaatcaaatcacctaaaatgtcttgcacctaaaaggtcttgcaaaacaatatagctcaagagaagattagtagcctagggagttagttccataacttatgatccaattgtatgatatcaatgaagataccaattgaaaatttactatggtggatcaccaAATCATGAAACTAGCaagacatgagctaagctttcataagtatgtgcacaaaatgataatgtgaaaatcaagtgcacaactagatgtttttaacaagaaagcttagatcatatcatgcacggaggtagctctaaaaagatAAAGATTTGACAATGATATCAATTTTATGAATTTAGAAcgttgcatacctccgggggaatactttgtttaccttgcacgTACCAAtcgaaagtgacttgcaaccaattgaaagtctttaaacaaagagcacttggtacaccaaggttaagctaatgtatgagcacatagcctatgaacttagatatgagcatttaagttcaatagagcatgactCAATATGTATGAAGCACattttatctaatcactcttatagagttgttttgttcacattgagcgtgaataacattatcttagagtgttaactccatcgtgagactacaaaagataaacttgcaaacatgttagtctcaaaatcacaacctacatgatgaactccccctaaatatgtgcatttagtgctaccattaccttatgtgGGACTTGGGCAACGAATGTCCAAGCTGTGAGCTTAGTtattttggcttgaaccttcactttaacttgtgagctaagcctccaaatctccCGAAGCcaattcttgggcttcaagtctcctttggaacccataccatttgaggccccttcatattggtgatgatgtccttgtgcacccaaatggagtggttgtcacaccctgaaatttatGGAATTCAGgctgtgattaaaattaaaaataaataaataattttatcatagttttaaaattttctcaataTTTACTTTTTCTTTACAGGGAAATTAGtacaagaaaataaatattggttgtttttccaAATTAAATAGGGTCTTTTTGTTTGTGTTGCGTTCAAGCTGCAGTGCATTGTCTATTTGTTTGggtttcaatttgaatttgaattccttGAAAATGCCAAACTTTTTCCGTTTCCCTAACTCGTTTTCAGCCCGGCCCAGtccctcttctctttttcttcctaTGGCCCAGGAAACCATTAGCCGGCCGACTTCTTTTCCACCGGCCCAGCCTGCCACCTCACttcccttccctccctctctcaccgaCACGGCGGTCCCGCCCGTCATCCTTGAGCTCGGGACGGACCGTTACTCTCCCCGAGTCCGGGAGGAGCACGCCTCCCCACGCCGCCTCGgcgtggcccgcacgccaagacCCCTTCTCCCGGCCTATAAAAGGCGCCCGCGCCCCCTTGAACCCTACCAAGCCgaagccgccgccttcgcccaCACAGAACCCTAGTTCCCGCGCGTCGCCGCCATTGTTGGCTTTGGAGCTCGGAGCCGCCGTTGTGCCATCGCTCTGCCGTTCCTTCGCCGAGTTCGGGCCATCCCGGAGCTTCGCGTCGAGGTAGAGGAACTCGCCGACCCGTCTTCCCCTCCCTCTTGCTCTGTTTCGGCCGGGCGTGcttgccggcgccgcccctcggccatgcgccgccgcgctcgctctCCGCTCGCCTAGGCCCCGCGCGGAAGCCCTAGTTGGCTTCAGCGTGCCGCGCTCATGCACCTTGACCTGGTCCCAAGCTGAACCGAGCCCCAGACGGCCGATCCCGGCCTGCTCCGGCGAACCGCCACCGCCAACCTCACCGCCGGCCACTCTGTGCCGCCGCTAGCGCCGCCCGCCTCGTCCCAGCCGTCCGATCCCGATCCAGTGGCCCAGATAAGTTTCAATCCAAGTGCGTAGTTTTGCAAGCTAGCCCTTGTAGTTAAGCTTTAATttcgttttagtccctggtttctttagaactagcccctggaagtttaaatctatcgcaaacaagtccttagaaccttgttttagccatatctttcacgtttcaactccgttttcagtgattcttgcgctcacgtgatccttgtgatgtgtgcaatagctttataacctttttatcctctgtgagcatactttgttgtgtcttacgaATCTTTTCGTTCTTAACCCTTttgttaatcgcgactagatccctgaagcaccgtttagtctatagaatcgccgttttagttccgtttttcgcatttcttgcgctctcataaccgtagcagcgagccctatcctttagtgcatTCTTTCAAAGCTTTTATCttgtttggtgtattgttcttagatgtatcttgttgtttgctttgtatgtttgcccatgATTGCTCTGAGTAGAAGGATCaccgttcgaagattgaagatca
This genomic interval carries:
- the LOC120673430 gene encoding cytochrome P450 72A15-like produces the protein MVLGALASQVASTPWNFLICGLLGALLLRQAARLLERLWWGPRRLERALRAQGLRGTPYRFLTGDLKEYGRSNREAWSRPLPLRCHDIAAHVAPFIHGAVREHGSMCFTWFGPMPRVTITDPDLARDVMSNKFGHFEKPKFPALSKLFADGVANYEGEKWVKHRRILNPAFHLEKLKLMLPAFSACCEELVSRWAQSLGPDGSCELDVEPELQTLTGDVISRTAFGSSYLEGRKIFELQNEQVERLMSIIQKFGIPGYMSLPTKNNRRMRQIKNEVETILRGLIGKRMQAMKEGEPTKDDLLGILLESNMRDTAENGQSSLGMTIEDVMEECKLFYFAGMETTSVLLTWTMILLSMHPEWQDRAREEVIGLFGKNKPEYDGLSRLKIVTMILHEVLRLYPPAIAFSRKTYKEMVVGDATYPAGVILELPVLFIHHDPEIWGSDVHEFRPERFAEGIAGASKDRLAFFPFGWGPRICIGQNFALLEAKMALSMILQSFEFELAPAYTHAPHTVAMLRPMHGAQIKLRAI